From a single Chiloscyllium punctatum isolate Juve2018m chromosome 31, sChiPun1.3, whole genome shotgun sequence genomic region:
- the ints5 gene encoding integrator complex subunit 5, which translates to MAATAAMEGNCSLRAAISSQELLQEMKAFISGIDQVHGHKLSVKEHARCGILLLRNLPPARAAVLEHLRGVFDEYVSGYILELNREGAGGPPGMSQAGLDDVTQEIQGVLSEFVQSNPKAWAPLVSAWSIELMGQLSSKYSSWHQVPHTSSLNELLHLWMSCKATRVLMEIYVQCLSSMISSCPDACVDALLDTSVQHSPHFDWVVAHIGSSFPNTIISRVLSCGLKDFCMHGASSVMDPLFPSLADKRVPKMASVVGILGHLATRHSDSIRQELLLMFQESLRPSREPQHNATVPFLLQLAAMSPALLGTVSGELVDSLTPPVLEQLQQQFAGLSRDDADNLLGLVVHLICQAGPGAYHILQFLVNTAMPASVITTPGLVVRDGVREACHRIIQLLLLNLQKLVYNRPLGGPGESQTPRTVPFFEELKSRVRDLCQETLRLERKRHLWQHQLLALLCVYSGQSCATEALGHLLVLARSPEELTLAIRLHDQLSASVPGLLPATVRRCVDGLHSSGLPEPQAAQLLTNLALLLQRDGEEREAEGEDGELSEEEGSALPSPSTIGRGLAEALSSHVRDLGQLLRRPEARLSEAAAALLSAVPLPPSPGPALLSGLAQAGVCHFLRTLRHGRHGSAQDSSRLLGRLSSVSPSALRVVLQQLVRSATQEPGLFGGTPWGSPRPQEPLAPAPGDSLLDVNCRFGTAVNFGGSVWAVFHAGIIGRGLKPSASLVSPSPSSPGPLEASDNLYQLLSLLVRCGSQWRRPLAQPEGGLAVPPINPEAAKAVAMALVEELCPDVTNSELAWPTEDQARNTVERDLQIRNHFEGNPLFFPLLQLVALGRPALCYCSVLLRGLLATLMAHWEASRDSLTTSTPWQLQASCWLVSCMGEGQLLPPVLTNMHEIFHLLTPFEVHLLLLTVWDYMKDNGPLPQKFTFDPEQGQFYRDFTRDGDISKYLDVLHSILHKNIEQLGHLCGRFQI; encoded by the exons ATGGCGGCGACGGCGGCGATGGAGGGAAACTGCAGCCTGCGGGCGGCCATCAG TTCGCAGGAGCTGCTGCAGGAGATGAAGGCGTTTATCAGTGGCATTGACCAGGTCCACGGTCACAAGCTGTCGGTGAAGGAGCACGCccgctgtgggatcttgctgctcCGGAACCTGCCCCCAGCCCGGGCCGCAGTCCTCGAGCACCTGCGGGGGGTCTTCGACGAGTACGTGAGCGGCTACATCCTGGAGCTGAACCGGGAAGGGGCGGGGGGACCCCCAGGAATGTCTCAGGCCGGCCTGGACGACGTCACCCAGGAGATTCAGGGCGTGCTGTCTGAGTTTGTGCAGTCCAACCCCAAGGCCTGGGCTCCGCTGGTCTCGGCCTGGTCCATCGAGCTGATGGGGCAGCTCAGCAGTAAATATTCCAGCTGGCACCAGGTGCCACACACCAGCAGCCTGAACGAGCTGCTCCATCTCTGGATGTCGTGTAAGGCCACACGGGTGCTGATGGAGATCTATGTGCAGTGCCTGTCCTCTATGATCAGCAGCTGTCCAGATGCCTGTGTGGACGCCCTCCTGGACACTTCGGTGCAGCACTCGCCGCACTTCGACTGGGTGGTGGCTCACATCGGCTCCTCCTTCCCCAACACCATCATCAGCCGGGTGCTGTCCTGTGGCTTGAAGGATTTCTGTATGCACGGAGCCTCCTCTGTGATGGACCCCCTCTTCCCATCACTGGCGGACAAGCGGGTGCCCAAGATGGCGTCGGTCGTGGGCATTTTGGGCCACCTGGCCACTCGTCACTCGGACAGCATTAGGCAGGAGCTGCTGCTGATGTTCCAGGAGAGCCTGAGGCCTAGCCGGGAGCCCCAGCACAACGCCACGGTTCCCTTCCTGCTGCAGCTGGCTGCCATGTCCCCGGCGCTGCTGGGCACGGTCTCCGGTGAGCTGGTGGACTCTCTGACCCCGCCGGTGTTGGAGCAGCTCCAGCAGCAGTTTGCCGGGCTGAGCCGGGACGATGCCGATAACCTGCTGGGGCTGGTGGTGCACCTGATCTGCCAGGCCGGGCCCGGGGCCTACCACATCCTCCAGTTCCTGGTCAACACCGCCATGCCGGCCTCGGTCATCACCACGCCAGGCCTGGTGGTCAGGGATGGGGTCCGGGAGGCCTGTCACCGTATCATCCAGCTGCTCCTCCTCAACCTGCAGAAGCTGGTCTATAACCGTCCCCTGGGGGGCCCTGGGGAGAGCCAGACCCCTCGCACCGTCCCCTTCTTTGAGGAGCTGAAGTCCCGGGTCAGGGACCTGTGCCAGGAGACCCTGAGGCTGGAGCGGAAGAGGCACCTCTGGCAGCACCAGCTGCTGGCCTTGCTCTGTGTCTACAGCGGGCAGAGTTGTGCCACTGAGGCTCTGGGCCACCTCCTGGTGCTGGCACGGAGCCCTGAGGAGCTGACCTTGGCCATCAGGCTGCATGACCAGCTCTCAGCCTCGGTGCCAGGGTTGCTGCCGGCCACCGTTCGGCGCTGCGTGGACGGCCTGCACTCCTCCGGCCTGCCTGAGCCCCAGGCTGCCCAGCTCCTGACTAACCTGGCCCTGCTGCTGCAGCGGGACGGGGAGGAGAGGGAAGCTGAAGGGGAGGACGGTGAGCTGAGTGAGGAGGAAGGGTccgctctcccctctccctccaccataGGTCGGGGCCTAGCTGAAGCCCTCTCGTCTCATGTCAGGGACCTGGGGCAGCTGCTGAGGCGCCCAGAGGCTCGGCTGTCTGAGGCGGCCGCCGCTCTGCTCTCGGCGGtgccccttcccccttccccaggcCCCGCCCTGCTCTCGGGCCTAGCCCAGGCCGGAGTCTGTCACTTCCTGAGGACCCTGAGGCACGGCCGGCATGGCTCAGCCCAGGACAGCTCCCGGTTGCTGGGCAGGCTCAGCTCCGTCTCTCCCAGTGCCCTGCGGGTCGTCCTGCAGCAGCTGGTCCGCTCTGCCACCCAGGAACCTGGCCTGTTTGGTGGGACCCCCTGGGGAAGCCCCAGGCCCCAGGAACCCCTGGCCCCTGCTCCCGGAGACTCCCTGCTGGACGTGAACTGCCGCTTTGGCACCGCCGTCAACTTCGGGGGCAGCGTTTGGGCCGTCTTCCATGCTGGCATCATCGGGCGTGGTCTGAAACCCTCAGCCTCCTTGGTCTCCCCTTCACCCTCCTCCCCAGGGCCTCTGGAAGCCTCTGATAACCTATACCAGCTGCTGAGCCTGTTGGTGAGGTGTGGCAGCCAATGGAGGAGACCCCTAGCACAGCCTGAGGGTGGTCTGGCCGTGCCCCCCATTAACCCAGAGGCTGCCAAGGCTGTGGCTATGGCCCTGGTAGAGGAGCTGTGCCCAGATGTCACTAACAGCGAGCTGGCCTGGCCCACTGAGGACCAAGCCCGCAACACTGTAGAACGAGATCTCCAAATCCGCAACCACTTTGAGGGAAACCCACTGTTCTTCCCCCTGCTGCAGCTGGTGGCCCTGGGGAGGCCAGCTCTCTGTTACTGCTCGGTGCTGCTCCGGGGTCTTCTCGCCACCCTCATGGCCCACTGGGAGGCTTCCCGGGACAGCCTGACCACCAGCACCCCGTGGCAGCTCCAAGCTTCCTGCTGGCTGGTCTCCTGCATGGGCGAGGGGCAGCTCCTGCCACCAGTGCTCACTAACATGCACGAGATCTTCCACCTCCTCACCCCCTTCGAGGTGCACCTCCTGCTGCTCACTGTCTGGGATTACATGAAGGACAATGGCCCCCTTCCCCAGAAGTTCACCTTTGACCCCGAGCAAGGCCAGTTTTACCGGGACTTCACGCGGGACGGTGACATCAGCAAGTACCTGGATGTCCTGCACAGCATCCTCCACAAGAACATCGAGCAACTCGGCCACTTGTGTGGTCGCTTTCAGATCTGA